The DNA window AATCACTGCTCGGCAAGGCGCACACCGTGATGGCTGAGGGCGGCGTCGCGGCCGCACTGTCGAATGTCGACGATCGCGACAGCTGGCGCGTCCACTTTGCCGATACGATGCGCGGCGGGCAGTACCTCAACAACTGGCGGATGGCGGAGCTGCACGCTAAGGAGGCGCCGGACAGAGTGCGCGAGCTCGAGGCGTGGGGCGCAGTTTTCGACCGGACGCCTGACGGTCGTATTCTGCAGAGGAATTTCGGCGGACATAAATATCCGCGCCTCGCGCACGTCGGGGACCGCACGGGGCTGGAGATGATTCGCACTCTCCAGGACTATGCAGTGCAGATGGGGATCGACGTGCACATGGAATGCACGGTGGTCGACCTCATTAGGGACGGCGAACGAATTGCCGGAGCGTTCGCGTACGACCGCGACCGCGGCCGCTTCAAGGTTTTCGAGAGCCGGGCGATCGTGCTCGCAACAGGCGGCATCGGCCGTGCCTACAGCGTTACGAGCAACAGCTGGGAGTACACCGGCGACGGTCACTCGCTTGCATACCGCGCTGGTGCGGCGCTTCAGGACATGGAATTCGTCCAGTTCCATCCTACGGGGATGGTGTGGCCCCCCAGCGTGAAGGGAATTCTCGTCACCGAAGGTGTGCGCGGCGAGGGGGGCATCCTCGTCAACCGCGAAGGGCGGCGGTTCATGTTCGACGACATTCCGGAGAATTACCGAAGCCAGACGGCCGACAATGAAGAGGAAGGGTGGCGCTACGTTCAGGGCGACAAGAGTGCGCGACGCCCCCCCGAGCTGCTCACGCGAGATCACATCGCGCGGGCCATCATGCGCGAGGTGCGCGAAGGCCGCGGCAGTCCGCACGGTGGTGTCTTCCTCGACATCTCCTGGATCAGTTCGAAGATGCGCAACGCCCCGGACCACATCAAAAAGAAGCT is part of the Gemmatimonadaceae bacterium genome and encodes:
- a CDS encoding fumarate reductase/succinate dehydrogenase flavoprotein subunit, which translates into the protein MADYETHAHDVLVVGAGGAGLRAAIEAAKSGARVGLVCKSLLGKAHTVMAEGGVAAALSNVDDRDSWRVHFADTMRGGQYLNNWRMAELHAKEAPDRVRELEAWGAVFDRTPDGRILQRNFGGHKYPRLAHVGDRTGLEMIRTLQDYAVQMGIDVHMECTVVDLIRDGERIAGAFAYDRDRGRFKVFESRAIVLATGGIGRAYSVTSNSWEYTGDGHSLAYRAGAALQDMEFVQFHPTGMVWPPSVKGILVTEGVRGEGGILVNREGRRFMFDDIPENYRSQTADNEEEGWRYVQGDKSARRPPELLTRDHIARAIMREVREGRGSPHGGVFLDISWISSKMRNAPDHIKKKLPSMYHQFKQLADIDITAEPMEVGPTTHYVMGGVRVDGDSQMSTLPGLFAAGEAAAGLHGANRLGGNSLSDLLVFGMRAGEYAAKYAAETSPARIPPDEVDAAAKVALEPFGRATNGSSAEGPYQVQDTLQDMMQDLVGIVRRQEEMQRALDGIAALRLRAAAVSVTGNREYNPGWHTALDLENLLIVSEAVTRSALERQESRGAQFREDYPDKDPAYANFNITVTRGRKGEMIVSRVPIPPMRDDLKQIVEENK